In Oncorhynchus masou masou isolate Uvic2021 unplaced genomic scaffold, UVic_Omas_1.1 unplaced_scaffold_24___fragment_2___debris, whole genome shotgun sequence, a single window of DNA contains:
- the LOC135538795 gene encoding trace amine-associated receptor 8c-like produces MEKHEDVQYCFQDGNSSCRKDLLSTSIYITLYIFFSLISAVTVFLNILVIISISHFKQLHTPTNLLILSLAVSDLLVGLIVIPVMTLAVMESCWGFGGYFCVFQFYITFLCTTLSLGNLVLISIDRYVAVSDPLLYHSKITTTGTICCISITWCCCIIYDAVIIKNFVNVQLPSRCLSECVSVEGITWVNIIYIVFIMIVPCSIIITLYLKIFVVARSQSRKVFSKEAASVSGFKTVSANKSETKAAKTLAIVVFTYLISWIPSLFIYFVFSVLGNHLISFFTSYLALVNSLINPIIYAFFYPWFKVTAKLILTLKIRRL; encoded by the coding sequence ATGGAGAAACATGAAGATGTTCAATACTGTTTTCAAGACGGAAACTCTTCTTGCAGAAAGGATTTGCTGTCGACATCTATCTACATAACACTGTACATCTTCTTCTCATTGATTTCAGCAGTTACAGTATTTTTGAACATACTGGTGatcatctccatctctcacttCAAGCAGCTCCACACTCCAACCAAcctgctcatcctctctctggctgtgtcagaTCTCCTGGTGGGACTGATTGTGATACCAGTAATGACTTTAGCAGTAATGGAATCATGCTGGGGTTTTGGGGgatatttctgtgtgtttcaaTTCTACATTACTTTTTTATGTACTACTTTATCCCTTGGCAATTTGGTCTTGATATCTATTGACCGCTATGTTGCTGTGAGTGATCCCTTATTGTACCACTCTAAAATAACAACAACAGGAACTATCTGTTGTATATCCATTACCTGGTGTTGTTGTATCATATACGATGCTGTTATTATAAAAAACTTTGTAAATGTACAGCTACCCAGTAGGTGTTTGTCAGAATGTGTTAGTGTTGAAGGAATAACATGGGTTAATATTATTTACATTGTTTTTATAATGATTGTCCCTTGCTCTATTATTATAACACTTTATTTGAAAATCTTTGTGGTGGCCAGATCACAGTCCAGAAAGGTGTTTTCAAAAGAGGCTGCCAGTGTGTCTGGTTTTAAAACAGTATCAGCAAATAAGTCTGAGACAAAAGCAGCAAAAACTCTAGCTATTGTTGTTTTCACCTATCTCATTTCTTGGATTCCATCTCTATTTATTTACTTTGTTTTTTCTGTTTTAGGAAATCATTTAATATCATTTTTCACCAGTTATCTGGCACTTGTTAATTCCTTAATTAATCCAATAATTTATGCTTTCTTTTATCCATGGTTCAAAGTGACAGCTAAACTTATTTTAACTTTGAAGATAAGACGTTTATAG